The following proteins are co-located in the Rippkaea orientalis PCC 8801 genome:
- a CDS encoding cyclic nucleotide-binding domain-containing protein: MINPVETVKLFKSQPEQTYAPEEVIFREGEEGHIMYGVIEGEVEMCIDGKVIETVHEGDIFGQGALVHLDHLRTSTAIAKTECTLACLDRKSFLFAIQETPMFAIEVMRSYSDRYRRLKRLVECLAM; the protein is encoded by the coding sequence ATGATTAATCCCGTCGAAACTGTTAAACTGTTTAAATCCCAACCCGAACAAACCTATGCCCCCGAAGAGGTTATTTTCCGTGAAGGAGAAGAAGGACATATCATGTATGGTGTCATTGAAGGGGAAGTGGAAATGTGTATCGATGGTAAAGTCATCGAAACAGTTCACGAAGGTGATATTTTTGGACAAGGGGCTTTAGTTCATTTAGATCACCTAAGAACCTCCACTGCTATAGCCAAAACTGAGTGTACATTGGCTTGTTTAGATCGTAAAAGTTTTCTCTTTGCCATTCAAGAAACTCCGATGTTTGCTATAGAAGTAATGCGGAGTTATTCTGATCGTTATCGCCGTTTGAAGCGGTTAGTTGAGTGTTTAGCAATGTAG
- a CDS encoding LOG family protein → MTLSKNNLESSLTEDLGELIKNLPEHRYGDLIQRGLSVLLRIAGDDIDRLDWKILTTALEDLEQGFQTFYPYRHVRKVTIFGSSRLSPQSSEYRLAVEFARYITQFGFMVLTGAGGGIMQAGNEGAGREHSFGLNIQLPFEQSSNPFIAGDPKLINFKYFFTRKLFFLRESDAVALFPGGFGTQDEAFETLTLCQTGRYGPSPLVLIDEPGGDYWKSWNDHNYHNLLSRGLISEEDFSLYTITDSLAQACNVIRNFYCVYHSSRYVGDLFVMRLNSELSDEQVEQLNEEYSDILIKGKIQKSGVLPREKGDGTEALPRLVLHFNQRNLGRLYQMINQINQFGTCLLVEPHPEWK, encoded by the coding sequence ATGACTTTATCGAAAAATAATCTAGAATCTTCTCTAACTGAAGACTTAGGGGAATTAATCAAAAACTTGCCAGAACATCGATATGGAGACTTGATCCAGCGAGGATTATCGGTTTTACTTAGAATTGCTGGAGACGATATTGACCGTCTCGACTGGAAAATCTTAACCACGGCCTTAGAAGACCTAGAACAAGGGTTTCAAACCTTTTATCCCTATCGTCACGTCCGTAAAGTGACTATTTTTGGGTCATCCCGTCTTTCTCCTCAAAGTTCAGAATACCGTCTTGCTGTTGAATTTGCTCGATACATCACCCAGTTTGGTTTTATGGTTCTCACGGGTGCAGGAGGAGGTATCATGCAAGCTGGAAACGAAGGAGCAGGACGAGAACATTCCTTTGGACTGAATATTCAATTGCCTTTTGAGCAAAGCAGCAACCCCTTTATTGCTGGTGATCCCAAATTAATCAATTTTAAATACTTTTTTACCCGCAAATTGTTTTTCTTGCGAGAAAGTGACGCAGTAGCTTTATTTCCAGGGGGGTTTGGAACCCAAGACGAAGCATTTGAAACCCTGACCCTTTGTCAAACAGGAAGGTACGGACCGTCCCCCTTGGTGTTAATTGATGAACCCGGGGGAGACTACTGGAAAAGTTGGAATGACCACAATTATCACAATTTATTATCACGGGGATTAATTAGTGAAGAAGATTTTAGTCTTTATACCATTACCGATAGTTTAGCCCAAGCTTGTAATGTCATTCGCAATTTCTACTGTGTTTATCATTCGAGTCGCTATGTGGGGGATTTATTTGTGATGCGTCTCAATTCTGAACTATCTGATGAACAAGTAGAACAACTTAATGAGGAATATTCCGATATTCTGATCAAGGGAAAAATTCAAAAAAGTGGCGTATTACCCCGCGAAAAAGGTGACGGAACAGAAGCTTTACCCCGTCTGGTTTTACACTTTAATCAACGAAATTTAGGACGACTCTATCAAATGATTAATCAAATCAATCAGTTTGGTACTTGTCTTCTCGTTGAACCTCACCCAGAATGGAAATAA
- a CDS encoding DUF4079 domain-containing protein, whose protein sequence is MKPVDFLLIIHPAIAVVFVFPLIGIVSYFAWQTRQRRLESANGNKTKIPPIVGREHVLIGRWLSSAVVGVTLLGLARPISENIITKQLISTNLFSVIFIVFMFALTIASLVILLRSRQKHWRGIFATLTGIGIVVLGFQEGVFRRDNEWYVSHFYFGILAALLMTFSLAVIEDIYQDKSNRWRNLHIILNCVALLLFMGQGMTGTRDLLEIGKYKLGG, encoded by the coding sequence ATGAAACCCGTTGATTTTCTACTGATTATTCATCCAGCAATTGCCGTTGTTTTTGTTTTTCCCTTGATTGGTATTGTCTCTTATTTTGCTTGGCAAACTCGTCAAAGACGTTTAGAAAGTGCTAACGGGAATAAAACTAAAATTCCCCCAATTGTAGGACGAGAGCACGTTTTAATCGGACGTTGGTTATCGAGTGCTGTAGTCGGTGTTACTTTATTAGGATTAGCTCGTCCCATTAGCGAAAATATCATCACGAAGCAGCTTATTTCAACTAATTTGTTCTCAGTCATTTTTATTGTGTTTATGTTCGCTTTAACCATCGCTTCCTTGGTGATTCTTCTTCGCAGTAGACAGAAACATTGGCGAGGAATTTTTGCTACCTTAACGGGAATAGGAATTGTCGTTTTAGGTTTTCAAGAAGGAGTATTTAGACGGGATAATGAATGGTATGTATCCCACTTTTATTTTGGGATTTTAGCCGCTTTACTGATGACTTTTTCCCTAGCCGTTATCGAGGATATCTACCAAGATAAGTCTAACCGTTGGCGCAACCTTCATATTATTCTAAATTGTGTTGCTTTGTTACTCTTTATGGGACAAGGAATGACCGGAACTAGAGATTTATTAGAAATTGGCAAATATAAATTAGGGGGATAA
- the lgt gene encoding prolipoprotein diacylglyceryl transferase: protein MMYSLLGFQFQSPGPIFFEIGPLVIRWYGLLISAAVLIGVTLSQWLAKKRNVNPDLIADLTIWLVIAAIPSARLYYVLFEWQQYSQNPGDIIAIWKGGIAIHGAILGGTLAAIIFARLNQVSVWQLTDLIVPSLALGQGIGRWGNFFNSEAFGAPTNLPWKLYIPVSRRPLEYVNQEYFHPTFLYESIWNILVFIILISLFLWGLKQSNRLRVGSLSLIYLIAYSSGRFWIEGLRTDSLMLGPLRIAQVISLVMITLGIGGLIWLYRVKRPLPDVPFSS from the coding sequence ATGATGTACAGTTTACTAGGCTTTCAGTTTCAATCTCCGGGTCCAATCTTCTTTGAAATCGGACCTTTGGTGATTCGTTGGTATGGGTTATTAATTTCGGCTGCGGTATTAATTGGTGTTACCCTCTCTCAATGGTTAGCCAAAAAACGCAATGTTAATCCTGATTTAATTGCTGATTTAACGATCTGGTTAGTCATTGCGGCTATTCCTTCGGCAAGGCTGTATTATGTCTTGTTTGAGTGGCAACAGTATAGTCAAAATCCAGGGGATATTATTGCTATTTGGAAGGGGGGAATCGCCATTCATGGAGCTATTTTAGGAGGGACATTAGCAGCAATTATTTTTGCTCGTCTTAATCAGGTTTCTGTCTGGCAATTAACGGATTTAATTGTGCCTTCTTTAGCGTTAGGACAAGGGATTGGACGGTGGGGTAACTTCTTCAATTCAGAAGCCTTCGGTGCACCGACTAATTTACCTTGGAAACTCTATATCCCTGTTAGTCGTCGCCCCTTAGAATACGTCAATCAAGAATATTTTCATCCCACTTTTTTATATGAATCTATCTGGAATATCTTAGTATTTATTATCTTGATTAGTCTATTTTTGTGGGGTTTAAAACAATCTAATCGTCTCAGAGTAGGCAGTCTATCTTTGATTTATTTAATTGCCTATAGCTCTGGACGATTTTGGATAGAAGGGTTGCGGACTGATAGCTTAATGTTAGGTCCTTTGAGAATTGCACAGGTCATTAGTTTGGTGATGATAACTTTAGGAATTGGCGGATTAATTTGGCTTTATCGCGTTAAACGTCCTTTACCTGATGTTCCATTTAGTAGTTAA